CCGCTCTGGCACGCAACCGTTCAATCTGCATCACCATCCGCTTCAACCGCGTCAGCGCCGCGCCGAGGCCTTCCCAGCTGAACTCCAGCTCAGACCGATAATGCGCCTGCAAGCACATCAGCCGGTACGCCAGCGGGTGATACCCCTTGTCGATCAGCAATTGCAGCCGCAGGAACTCGCCGCTCGATTTCGACATCTTCCCCGATCGTTCGACGAGGAAGTTGTTGTGCATCCAGATCCGCGCGCCCGAATTCCTCGGATCATCGAGGCCATTCGTGCAGCAATGCGCCTGGTTCTGCGCAATCTCGTTGGGGTGGTGGATTTCGCGATGGTCGATCCCGCCGGTGTGGATGTCGAAGGGGAAACCCAGCACCTCGCCGCTCATCACCGAGCATTCGAGATGCCAGCCCGGAGCGCCCTTGCCCCACGGCGAATCCCATTCCATCTGGCGCGTCTCGCCAGCCGGCGTCTTGCGCCAGATCGCGAAGTCGGCGGCGTTGCGCTTGCCCTCGACCGCCTCGATGCGGCCCTCACCATCATCGGTCACAGCGCGCGCCAAACGCCCGTAATCCGCCACAGTGGAAACGTCGAAATAGAGCCCGCTCTCCAGCTCATAGCAGTGCTTGTCCGCAATGCCCTTGGCGAATTCTATCATCTGCGGGACGTAGTCGGTCGCGACCGTCCACTGCGCGGGCTGGCGGATGTTGAGCGCCTTCACATCGGCCCAATAGGCCTGCTTGTAATGCTCGGCGATGTCCCAGATGGACTGCGCGCGCTCGGCCGCCATCTTCTCCATCTTGTCCTCGCCTGCGTCGGCATCATCGGTCAGGTGGCCCACATCGGTGATGTTGATCACGTGGGTGAGCTTCAGCCCCTTCCAGCTCAGCGTGCGCCCCAGCACATCGGCGAAGACATAGGCGCGCATGTTGCCGATGTGCGGGTAATTGTAGACCGTTGGCCCGCAAGTATAGACGCGCGCCTCGCCCGGGTGGACGGGCTCGAACACCTCGGCTTGGCGGGTGAGCGAGTTGAACAGTTTCAAAGGCGCGTCAGTCATGGGCGGGGCCTTTGCCCTATTCCGTCATCCCGGCGCAAGCCGGGATCGCTCGCGGCGAAGGTGGCACCTTGGGCCAGCGACCCCGGCTTCCGCCGGGGTGACGCGAAACGTCAGAACCCGATGAACTTCACGTGTTCCTCCAGCGGCACGCGCTGGCGCTCGAAATTGTTGAGCGGCGCGTCGGGATCGCGGTAGCCGATCGCCATGCCGCAGAAGAACATGTAGCGTTCGTGATCAAGGCCGAGGAAGTCGCGGATCGTGTTCGCGAAGATCGCCATGTATTCCTGGAAACAGCTGTCCAGCCCTTCCTCGCGCAGCAGCAGGGCGATGGTTTGCAGCCACATGCCGACGTCCGACCACTGCGGCTCCTTCATCAGGCGCGGGAAATAGACGAACAGCACCGCGGGCGCATCGAAGCTGGTGGTGTTGCGCGCCATCGCGGCCATGCGCCCCGCACCGTCGTCGCGGGCGATGCCCATCGCGCCGAACATGCCTGCCGAGACCGCATCGAGCCGCTTCTTGTAGGCTT
This DNA window, taken from Porphyrobacter sp. ULC335, encodes the following:
- the cysS gene encoding cysteine--tRNA ligase — its product is MTDAPLKLFNSLTRQAEVFEPVHPGEARVYTCGPTVYNYPHIGNMRAYVFADVLGRTLSWKGLKLTHVINITDVGHLTDDADAGEDKMEKMAAERAQSIWDIAEHYKQAYWADVKALNIRQPAQWTVATDYVPQMIEFAKGIADKHCYELESGLYFDVSTVADYGRLARAVTDDGEGRIEAVEGKRNAADFAIWRKTPAGETRQMEWDSPWGKGAPGWHLECSVMSGEVLGFPFDIHTGGIDHREIHHPNEIAQNQAHCCTNGLDDPRNSGARIWMHNNFLVERSGKMSKSSGEFLRLQLLIDKGYHPLAYRLMCLQAHYRSELEFSWEGLGAALTRLKRMVMQIERLRARAEAEPPGTGDMTIRQIDEAISNDLNTPRVLENAQLLSEGKGYASDRLAAIFLCDELLGLNLETLTRADLRIRPKTATITEAEIEAALARRKEARAAKDFAASDAIRDELAAQGVEVMDGDPLGWEWRLGE
- a CDS encoding nitroreductase, with the translated sequence MNVTEAVTTRRSIRNFLDKPVDLETLTRVMDKARWAASGCNYQPWEASIVTGQPLKDLQAKMIAEGPKAAEYDWAAPGTEEAYKKRLDAVSAGMFGAMGIARDDGAGRMAAMARNTTSFDAPAVLFVYFPRLMKEPQWSDVGMWLQTIALLLREEGLDSCFQEYMAIFANTIRDFLGLDHERYMFFCGMAIGYRDPDAPLNNFERQRVPLEEHVKFIGF